A window from Populus trichocarpa isolate Nisqually-1 chromosome 3, P.trichocarpa_v4.1, whole genome shotgun sequence encodes these proteins:
- the LOC7478311 gene encoding mitogen-activated protein kinase kinase kinase 20: MKRKAKHIEEEESMKYNNNNGGVAWSRGPLIGKGGFGSVYLASLKNPKSRNGYYPPVMAVKSAEVSASCSLQKEKEVFNCLNGCPFIIKCFGEETTSNKDGEMFYNVLLEYASGGNLACLIKKSDGVGLPELDVKRYTRSILEGICYIHSRGYVHCDLKPENILLVSNRAKAGEFVAKIGDFGLAKKSEKRNKKMKIDPYLRGTALYMAPETVANHVQESPCDIWALGCVVLEMLTGKPAWDLKPHVTTEELLRKIGDGYELPKIPSQISKDAKDFLKRCFVANPMFRFTAEMLLDEPFMSGVDLDGVEFVETLDAESVEWTVTLCGTDDEFSDPSLYEEWSFTSDEGSCFSPWSDDEEGITSDVDAMKHASRVEANAVQYPATCTIPAGA, translated from the coding sequence ATGAAGAGAAAGGCAAAACacatagaagaagaagagagcatGAAGTACAACAATAACAATGGTGGAGTGGCATGGTCAAGAGGGCCACTTATTGGCAAAGGAGGGTTTGGATCAGTTTATTTAGCAAGTTTAAAGAACCCCAAATCAAGAAACGGCTATTATCCTCCAGTTATGGCTGTCAAGTCTGCAGAGGTCTCTGCTTCTTGCTCACTTCAAAAGGAGAAAGAGGTATTTAACTGTCTCAATGGATGCCCTTTTATCATCAAGTGTTTTGGTGAAGAAACTACTAGTAATAAAGATGGTGAGATGTTTTATAATGTGTTGTTAGAGTATGCATCAGGAGGGAACTTAGCTTGTCTTATCAAGAAATCCGATGGTGTTGGTTTGCCTGAATTGGATGTGAAAAGATACACTAGGTCTATTCTTGAAGGGATTTGTTATATTCATAGTCGTGGTTATGTGCATTGTGATCTCAAGCCTGAGAATATACTGCTTGTTTCCAATAGGGCGAAGGCAGGTGAATTTGTGGCAAAGATTGGGGATTTTGGGTTGGCGAAGAAATCAGAGAAGAggaacaagaaaatgaaaattgacCCTTATTTAAGAGGGACTGCTTTGTACATGGCTCCAGAGACCGTGGCTAATCATGTTCAAGAGTCTCCTTGCGACATATGGGCTCTTGGTTGTGTCGTTCTTGAGATGCTTACTGGGAAGCCAGCTTGGGATTTGAAACCTCATGTTACTACTGAAGAGCTTCTGAGGAAGATCGGTGATGGATATGAATTGCCTAAAATTCCTTCTCAGATTTCGAAGGACGCTAAGGATTTCTTGAAAAGGTGTTTTGTGGCCAACCCAATGTTCAGGTTTACTGCTGAGATGTTGCTGGATGAACCTTTTATGTCAGGAGTGGATTTAGATGGTGTTGAGTTTGTGGAGACTTTGGATGCTGAAAGTGTGGAATGGACTGTCACATTATGCGGGACAGATGATGAATTTAGTGATCCCTCTCTTTATGAAGAGTGGAGCTTCACATCAGATGAGGGTTCATGTTTCTCTCCTTGGTCTGATGATGAAGAGGGCATTACCAGTGATGTTGATGCAATGAAGCATGCATCAAGGGTTGAAGCAAACGCAGTGCAGTATCCAGCAACCTGCACTATCCCTGCTGGTGCATAA
- the LOC7478312 gene encoding UDP-glycosyltransferase 91C1 has protein sequence MEDGNRLQVVMFPWLATGHLIPFLQLSKLLAEKGHKIFFVSTPRNLNRLPKIPKQLSSEIILVSFPFPHVPNLPSCAESSTDVPYTKQQLLKKGFDLLEPPLTTFLESSKPDWIFYDYASHWLPSVAARLGISCAFFSLFTAACLSYIGPPSALMTIGDPRSKAEDFTVVPKWIPFESDLVFRLHEVTKYVEKTEEDETGPSDLIRFGFAAGGSDVVIIRSSPEFEPEWFNLLHDQLYKKPIIPVGFLPPIVEHNEEDDNIDGHEWSNIKEWLDKQKVHSVVYVAIGTEASLSGEELKELALGLENSTLPFFWVLNKIPGSTKNALDMLPDGFQERVKNRGIIHGGWAPQVKILSHDSVGGFMTHCGWNSIIEGLTFGRVLILLPILNEQGLNSRLLHGKKLGLEIPRKEQDGSFTWASVAESMRTAMVDDSGVSWRNRAREIRYLFGDVDRNNCFVARLVNYLTENKKARVP, from the coding sequence ATGGAAGACGGCAACAGACTGCAAGTAGTAATGTTTCCATGGCTAGCCACGGGACATCTCATACCATTTCTCCAACTCTCCAAGCTCTTAGCTGAAAAGGGTCACAAAATCTTCTTTGTATCAACACCGAGGAACCTTAATAGGCTTcctaaaataccaaaacaactATCTTCAGAAATTATTCTAGTATCTTTTCCCTTTCCTCATGTACCCAACTTACCATCCTGTGCAGAGTCATCTACAGACGTACCTTACACCAAACAACAGTTACTAAAGAAAGGCTTTGATTTGCTTGAACCACCACTGACGACTTTCCTTGAATCCTCAAAACCAGATTGGATTTTCTACGATTATGCTTCTCACTGGCTACCATCCGTAGCAGCAAGGCTTGGTATCTCATGTGCCTTCTTTAGTCTTTTCACTGCTGCATGTTTATCTTATATTGGGCCACCATCAGCTTTGATGACTATTGGAGATCCCCGGTCGAAAGCTGAGGACTTCACGGTCGTGCCCAAGTGGATCCCTTTTGAATCAGACCTTGTTTTCCGTTTGCATGAGGTAACAAAGTATGTGGAGAAAACGGAGGAAGATGAAACTGGACCGTCGGATTTGATCCGGTTCGGTTTTGCAGCTGGAGGGAGTGATGTTGTGATCATTAGAAGCTCTCCCGAGTTTGAACCGGAGTGGTTCAATCTCTTACACGATCAGCTGTACAAAAAACCAATTATACCGGTCGGGTTTTTGCCTCCGATAGTCGAACATAACGAAGAAGATGATAATATTGATGGTCACGAGTGGAGTAATATCAAAGAGTGGTTGGATAAACAAAAGGTTCACTCAGTAGTTTATGTTGCCATAGGGACTGAGGCTTCTTTGAGTGGTGAAGAATTGAAAGAGTTAGCTCTTGGTTTGGAGAATTCAACGTTACCTTTCTTTTGGGTACTCAACAAAATACCTGGGTCAACTAAGAACGCGTTGGATATGCTACCAGATGGCTTTCAGGAGCGAGTCAAGAATCGTGGGATTATACATGGGGGATGGGCTCCACAGGTGAAAATACTGAGTCATGATTCAGTTGGGGGGTTTATGACTCACTGTGGTTGGAACTCCATCATTGAGGGGCTAACGTTTGGCCGAGTGTTGATTCTGCTTCCAATCCTAAATGAACAAGGGCTTAACTCAAGGTTGTTGCATGGAAAAAAGCTTGGGCTGGAGATACCAAGAAAGGAGCAAGATGGATCATTTACATGGGCATCAGTGGCCGAGTCAATGAGAACGGCAATGGTAGATGACTCGGGCGTATCGTGGAGAAACCGGGCACGGGAAATAAGATACTTGTTTGGGGACGTGGATAGGAATAACTGTTTTGTGGCAAGGCTTGTAAATTACCTTACGGAGAATAAGAAGGCCCGGGTTCCATAA
- the LOC7493240 gene encoding vegetative cell wall protein gp1 isoform X3, producing MPKNMKSPMTSAVFLATALAFVGLIAINGAQARILPDRIGLKVATLANYGGTYSPSSPSPIPSQRSKELTSNYEKYSSPPPQSPKADPSSGQVTPSYGRTMASPPPPPKPASPKAQLEIGSPCTDGCISMITNLERPVPRSPPSPKPASPTRQITFDLEPKVHAGSPPGQNVFST from the exons ATGCCTAAGAATATGAAGAGCCCGATGACGAGTGCTGTCTTCCTTGCCACTGCTTTAGCCTTTGTTGGACTTATAGCCATTAATGGCGCTCAAGCAAGGATTTTACCAG ATAGAATTGGACTCAAAGTAGCAACACTAGCTAATTATGGAGGAACTTATAGCCCATCATCTCCATCTCCGATCCCTTCACAGAGATCGAAGGAATTAACCAGCAATTACGAGAAGTATTCATCTCCGCCACCACAATCTCCGAAAGCTGATCCATCAAGCGGTCAAGTGACGCCTAGTTATGGACGGACCATGGCATCACCTCCTCCACCCCCGAAACCTGCATCACCAAAAGCCCAGCTTGAGATTGGGTCTCCATGCACTGATGGGTGCATTTCTATGATAACAAATCTTGAAAGACCAGTACCACGTTCACCTCCATCTCCAAAGCCAGCATCTCCTACACGTCAGATAACCTTTGATCTTGAACCGAAAGTGCATGCAGGATCACCACCAGGGCAAAATGTATTTTCAACTTGA
- the LOC7493240 gene encoding hydroxyproline-rich systemin isoform X2, with amino-acid sequence MPKNMKSPMTSAVFLATALAFVGLIAINGAQARILPDRIGLKVATLANYGGTYSPSSPSPIPSQRSKELTSNYEKYSSPPPQSPKADPSSGQVTPSYGRTMASPPPPPKPASPKAQLEIGSQCTDGCISMITNLERPIPSSPPSPKPAPPSSQITFDLEPKVHARISPPGQNVFST; translated from the exons ATGCCTAAGAATATGAAGAGCCCGATGACGAGTGCTGTCTTCCTTGCCACTGCTTTAGCCTTTGTTGGACTTATAGCCATTAATGGCGCTCAAGCAAGGATTTTACCAG ATAGAATTGGACTCAAAGTAGCAACACTAGCTAATTATGGAGGAACTTATAGCCCATCATCTCCATCTCCGATCCCTTCACAGAGATCGAAGGAATTAACCAGCAATTACGAGAAGTATTCATCTCCGCCACCACAATCTCCGAAAGCTGATCCATCAAGCGGTCAAGTGACGCCTAGTTATGGACGGACCATGGCATCACCTCCTCCACCCCCGAAACCTGCATCACCAAAAGCCCAGCTTGAGATTGG GTCTCAATGCACTGATGGGTGCATTTCTATGATAACAAATCTTGAAAGACCAATACCAAGTTCACCTCCATCTCCAAAGCCAGCACCTCCTTCAAGTCAGATAACCTTTGATCTTGAACCGAAAGTGCATGCAAGAATATCACCACCAGGGCAAAATGTATTTTCAACTTGA
- the LOC7493240 gene encoding hydroxyproline-rich systemin isoform X4 has product MKSPMTSAVFLALAFVGLIAINGSQARILPDSLGLKVATLANYGRRYSPPPPSPIPSPRSKELTSNYEKYSSPPPQSPKADPSIGQVTPSYGRTTASPPPPPKPATPKAQLEIIRSQCTDGCISMITNLERPIPSSPPSPKPAPPSSQITFDLEPKVHARISPPGQNVFST; this is encoded by the exons ATGAAGAGCCCGATGACGAGTGCTGTCTTCCTTG CTTTAGCCTTTGTTGGACTTATAGCCATTAATGGCTCTCAAGCAAGGATTTTACCAG ATAGCCTTGGACTCAAAGTAGCAACACTAGCTAATTATGGAAGACGTTATAGCCCACCACCTCCATCTCCGATCCCTTCACCTAGATCGAAGGAATTAACCAGCAATTACGAGAAGTATTCATCTCCGCCACCACAATCTCCGAAAGCTGATCCATCAATCGGTCAAGTGACGCCTAGTTATGGACGGACCACGGCATCACCTCCTCCACCTCCGAAACCTGCAACACCGAAAGCCCAGCTTGAGATCATTAGGTCTCAATGCACTGATGGGTGCATTTCTATGATAACAAATCTTGAAAGACCAATACCAAGTTCACCTCCATCTCCAAAGCCAGCACCTCCTTCAAGTCAGATAACCTTTGATCTTGAACCGAAAGTGCATGCAAGAATATCACCACCAGGGCAAAATGTATTTTCAACTTGA
- the LOC7493240 gene encoding vegetative cell wall protein gp1 isoform X1 yields MTHTHYALVSYISNMPKNMKSPMTSAVFLATTLAFVGLIAINGSQARILPDSLGLKVATLANYGRRYSPPPPSPIPSPRSKELTSNYEKYSSPPPQSPKADPSIGQVTPSYGRTTASPPPPPKPATPKAQLEIIRSQCTDGCISMITNLERPIPSSPPSPKPAPPSSQITFDLEPKVHARISPPGQNVFST; encoded by the exons ATGACACATACCCATTATGCTTTAGTGTCATACATTAGTAACATGCCTAAGAATATGAAGAGCCCGATGACGAGTGCTGTCTTCCTTGCCACTACTTTAGCCTTTGTTGGACTTATAGCCATTAATGGCTCTCAAGCAAGGATTTTACCAG ATAGCCTTGGACTCAAAGTAGCAACACTAGCTAATTATGGAAGACGTTATAGCCCACCACCTCCATCTCCGATCCCTTCACCTAGATCGAAGGAATTAACCAGCAATTACGAGAAGTATTCATCTCCGCCACCACAATCTCCGAAAGCTGATCCATCAATCGGTCAAGTGACGCCTAGTTATGGACGGACCACGGCATCACCTCCTCCACCTCCGAAACCTGCAACACCGAAAGCCCAGCTTGAGATCATTAGGTCTCAATGCACTGATGGGTGCATTTCTATGATAACAAATCTTGAAAGACCAATACCAAGTTCACCTCCATCTCCAAAGCCAGCACCTCCTTCAAGTCAGATAACCTTTGATCTTGAACCGAAAGTGCATGCAAGAATATCACCACCAGGGCAAAATGTATTTTCAACTTGA